From one Trifolium pratense cultivar HEN17-A07 linkage group LG1, ARS_RC_1.1, whole genome shotgun sequence genomic stretch:
- the LOC123882139 gene encoding ervatamin-B-like isoform X1: protein MAWRCCLAGVSKRFYADSEFPVCRKIHPCLLSFKPVFTASIPPTRIRDIAHGNDIPHDLKQGGRSMIFSAPFSTGRVPQRTTYGGINCKRHYSHIPYNQYAGVFFGIAVACVTLFRIIRCRVVKYECEDDSLSPEKLRAEVDWRREGCMSAIDDQGSTKACWAHVATSAVESIVKIETDVLKKLSSQELIDCDPKNKGCQEGWVENAFDYIQREGVCMEKDYPYSPFNTPFIRMPCRVKKDYVKTFIGGYESIPYEEDFGAEERLKLVVRRQPVAVAVLVGKAFKNYKASDGIFQINVDFDHGELHSLLIVGFGQLKEKQYWLVRNSYGVSWGYKGYGLIERNCGLPEGRCGIAYRPFYPIFKV from the exons ATGGCTTGGCGTTGTTGCTTAGCAGGAGTATCTAAGCGATTCTATGCTGATTCA GAATTTCCAGTTTGTCGTAAGATACATCCATGTTTGCTATCTTTCAAGCCAGTATTCACTGCATCTATTCCTCCGACTCGAATTAGAGATATTGCTCATGGCAATGACATCCCACACGACCTCAAGCAG GGGGGAAGAAGTATGATCTTCTCTGCTCCGTTCAGCACAGGCCGAGTGCCTCAGCGCACCACATACGGTGGGATTAACTGTAAACGTCATTACAGCCACATCCCATACAATCAG TATGCTGGAGTTTTTTTTGGGATTGCGGTAGCTTGTGTGACTCTATTTCGCATCATACGTTGTCGAGTAGTCAAATATGAATGCGAAGATGATTCTCTTAGCCCCGAAAAATTGAGGGCAGAAGTCGACTGGCGAAGAGAAGGGTGCATGTCAGCCATTGATGACCAGGGCTCTACTA AGGCTTGTTGGGCACATGTTGCCACTTCTGCCGTGGAATCTATTGTAAAAATAGAGACGGATGTGCTGAAGAAACTATCGTCGCAGGAGTTGATTGATTGTGATCCTAAAAACAAGGGTTGTCAAGAGGGGTGGGTTGAAAATGCATTCGACTACATTCAAAGGGAAGGGGTATGTATGGAAAAAGATTACCCTTATTCACCTTTTAACACTCCTTTTATTCGAATGCCATGCCGTGTAAAGAAAGATTATGTTAAGACCTTTATAGGGGGATACGAAAGTATCCCCTATGAAGAGGATTTCGGTGCAGAAGAGAGATTGAAGCTTGTTGTACGTCGCCAGCCAGTGGCAGTGGCTGTATTGGTTGGAAAGGCTTTTAAGAATTACAAAGCGTCCGACGGGATTTTCCAAATAAATGTGGATTTTGATCATGGGGAATTGCACTCATTGTTGATCGTTGGTTTTGGCCAACTCAAAGAAAAACAGTATTGGTTAGTGAGAAATTCATATGGTGTTTCCTGGGGTTACAAGGGGTATGGGTTAATCGAACGCAACTGTGGATTACCCGAGGGGCGATGTGGCATTGCGTACCGTCCTTTTTATCCTATTTTCAAGGtatga
- the LOC123882139 gene encoding uncharacterized protein LOC123882139 isoform X2, whose protein sequence is MAWRCCLAGVSKRFYADSEFPVCRKIHPCLLSFKPVFTASIPPTRIRDIAHGNDIPHDLKQGGRSMIFSAPFSTGRVPQRTTYGGINCKRHYSHIPYNQYAGVFFGIAVACVTLFRIIRCRVVKYECEDDSLSPEKLRAEVDWRREGCMSAIDDQGSTKACWAHVATSAVESIVKIETDVLKKLRSTMSAIPHDQNPHLFGKSRRTLCNS, encoded by the exons ATGGCTTGGCGTTGTTGCTTAGCAGGAGTATCTAAGCGATTCTATGCTGATTCA GAATTTCCAGTTTGTCGTAAGATACATCCATGTTTGCTATCTTTCAAGCCAGTATTCACTGCATCTATTCCTCCGACTCGAATTAGAGATATTGCTCATGGCAATGACATCCCACACGACCTCAAGCAG GGGGGAAGAAGTATGATCTTCTCTGCTCCGTTCAGCACAGGCCGAGTGCCTCAGCGCACCACATACGGTGGGATTAACTGTAAACGTCATTACAGCCACATCCCATACAATCAG TATGCTGGAGTTTTTTTTGGGATTGCGGTAGCTTGTGTGACTCTATTTCGCATCATACGTTGTCGAGTAGTCAAATATGAATGCGAAGATGATTCTCTTAGCCCCGAAAAATTGAGGGCAGAAGTCGACTGGCGAAGAGAAGGGTGCATGTCAGCCATTGATGACCAGGGCTCTACTA AGGCTTGTTGGGCACATGTTGCCACTTCTGCCGTGGAATCTATTGTAAAAATAGAGACGGATGTGCTGAAGAAACT ACGATCAACAATGAGTGCAATTCCCCATGATCAAAATCCACATTTATTTGGAAAATCCCGTCGGACGCTTTGTAATTCTTAA